In the Candidatus Bathyarchaeota archaeon genome, one interval contains:
- a CDS encoding YkgJ family cysteine cluster protein, with protein sequence MRYEYPIPIRFSCERCALCCGDTDQKTRRILILESEADDISKSTQLDIEKFTENDDRYQPYSYQIKKTENGKCIFLRGNACSIYEFRPLICRFYPFRLDFKKDVYIFNYTNECPGIEKGKILKKVFFKKLFDIFATKML encoded by the coding sequence TTGAGATATGAATATCCAATACCCATTCGCTTCAGTTGTGAAAGATGTGCATTATGTTGCGGAGATACTGATCAAAAGACCAGAAGAATTCTCATTCTTGAATCGGAGGCTGATGATATCTCAAAAAGTACTCAATTGGATATTGAGAAATTCACTGAGAATGATGATAGGTACCAGCCATATAGTTACCAAATTAAGAAAACAGAAAATGGAAAATGTATCTTTCTAAGGGGTAATGCATGCTCGATATATGAATTTAGGCCGCTAATTTGTAGATTTTATCCCTTTAGACTTGATTTTAAAAAAGATGTATACATTTTCAATTATACAAACGAGTGTCCAGGAATTGAGAAAGGTAAAATATTAAAAAAGGTTTTTTTCAAAAAGTTATTTGATATATTTGCAACCAAAATGCTCTAA